The genomic DNA GCAAGCATATTAACACTTGCAGACAATCAAAGATTGTACAATTCCCCGTTGCAGTGCCATTAAATCACAGGAAGCAACCACATAAAGGGGAGTAAAACGTCAAACCTATTAATATGCAACCAAGATCTTTGAAAGGACAGTGAGGAACTTTAAGCTGCGCTAAAGCAATCTTAGGAGGAGAGAAGCACATACCCCTGCTGTTGTTTCATTTTGAGGGGCCACGACTTCTTTTTTGCTACCTCGAAGAACACTAACAGGTGCTTGCTTCTTGAGATCTGGATAGGATGCTGCTGAAAACCGCCAAAATGGAGCAGTTGCACCCATCTTTTCCCTTCTTAGTGCTATCTGTTATGTAAAATCGTCATTCCAGTTTCCCTAAACTAGTGAAAGTCACTGAGATCTATGTCTTTATGCCCACTCAAAGATGTAACTAACACATAAATATAACATTAGAAGGGAAAAGGCATACAATCTAGTTATTCCAAAAATACACTACCTTTCCTGTCCGTACAATCTCTCTGATCTGAaactttttcaaatttctttctACAGCAATCATTTTTCCAGGATCTCCAGTTACCTGCAAGATAGCTTAAAATTAGAGAACCCAAATATTTTATTCCATGTCCTCATGACCAAGGTAAAAACAACATTGAGCACTCCTACAAAAATTAGCGTAGGCAATACAATTCAGAATGCAGCAGATTATAAGCATAGTGTAATCAAAGGTAGCAACCAATTGAAGATCTTTCTATGTTATATTAAATTAACAGACAAACAGATAGCCTTAATACACACAAACTGAATGTACATCCCATAACAGAGTCTGCATGTGGATTATCACCAGtttcaaaagataaagaaaatcaATCCACTGGATAGAAATTTTCAAATGATACCCTAATTGAGATTTCTTATGTTTTCCAATGATTAGTAAGAGGTTCGAAAGATCAGACTAAAACCCATAGGCTATAGTTCGAAACGGATATCAAGAACAGGAACAGCATCAACAGATACCTCAATAGTCAATGCATGTTCCGCGATATCTACAACTTTAGCTCTGAATGTGTCAACTAGCCACATGATCTGTAAATTCATAAGATAGAAACTAGTCAAAATTGGAAAGAGAATAAACACCACCTCTGCACTAGATCACAAGCAACCAGCAAGTACAGTAAACTCTTATTTCCCATAGGCAAGGAAGACTACCTCTGCCCTGGATTCTGGATGTGCATTCACTTTTACAAGCATCAGTTCACGCTCCACTTGCGGCTCACTTGAGATATCTTCAACCTACTTGGCAAGACGAAGTTGATTCAGGGAATGGAAATGTAATCTTTCAAGACACATGATTGCATATGTTAAGCAGAAAtccaaaatttttgaatataatccTAAGATGAACAAGCAAATCGGCTAATACGTACTATCATGAAGTAGAAACTGAGAAGTGggatctagaaaaaaaaaaaaacctttagaACATTAACGAGCTTCTGGAGTTGCTCGATGACCTGCTGAAGTACCCTTTCAGttccacaaacaacaatagtGAACAGAGCCTTGTCTCTGTTCAAACCAACAGCAAGACTCTCAATATTGTAACCTCTCCTCGCAAAGACTCCTGCAATCCTATTAATCATTCCGCTTTCATCTCCAACAAATACTGAAATTGTGTGCTTCCTCACCCTGCTTTACCatacaaagaaaacattagTGATAGAACACCGTTCAGGACTTTGATTCTATTAAGCAAAGTCAAGTCCTCTCAACAACATCAATCAATTGAATAGTAAGCAAAGCTGagagtgaaaaaaaattcaattaattcCAAACACAATTGcatgaaaatgttatttttcaacaaatcaaaactgagatgcttaaaattacatatcaAACAGGAAACGGAATAATTacgaaattaaaataaaaattaaaattaaactcaaGAGAAATAGTCATAGTACTTCGAATTTGGAGTCGAAGATGGAGCTTCGGGGAAAGAAGATGCATCAGAGATCTTCCCATCGACGCTTCTAACAATTCCATCCATTCTCTTACCCATTTCTTCGCCACGGTTCGAAGATTTACCTGACAGATACGAAACCTTCGAAGGGAACGACACACGCGTCGAGGATACGAGAGCAGGAGACGAATCGGAACATGCCGATCTCAAGCATCGAAGCGATGGTGAAGAACTCACAGAAATGGCCGCCATTGAATTGAATTGACGAAGCCCCcgaagtttgtttttttttgctactgaAGAAGACTGAAGACGACGAAAGGGAACGAAACGTTTACAAGATCGGTCAGAGCGTAGGTATATATAACCGGACCAAACCGGCCGGTTCGATTTACATATATACCTTTGAAAATTAATGGcctcaaaaagaagaaaagcccAAAAGGCTTCAACTAGTTAAGGTCGACACGTCAGCTCCACATAAGAACCGaaaagtcaaaaagaaaattcaggACCTAATTGTAATAATGGGAAGTTAAAGCTAAAAATTCACAATTTTGCGAAAGATAGcgataattaattttatttctggTAAAGTCACCGAAAAAAGTGGACGATCAAGAAGAGTCCAAATTAACGCGGGACATGGGGGAAACAATGATTGAAAGCAAAAGTCAAATCAAAAGTCAATAAGTCGCCAATaatatcttctcttcttcttcacccgtcattaaaaaaaattaaaacccttCTCGCGGATCTCAAACATAATCCCCACAAATTCAATTTTTCtcgaggaaacaaaaaaaaaatgtgattatcCATACAATCGAATTTTTacagaagaagacgaaagaaggaggaggaggaggaagaagaagagaaatcatgGCGAATCTCGCAGGGCAGTTAAAACGAGGAATCTCGAGACAATTCTCAACAGGATCGCTTCGTCGTACGCTAAGTCGTCAATTCACGCGTCAAACTTCACACGATCCTCGTAAAAACAATATGAGATTCAGTTTCGGTAGACAATCGTCTCTAGATCCGATTCGACGGAGTAGTCCTGAAGATTCTAACCGTCCGCAGCTCGCTGTACCTGATAATCTCGACGCCACTATGCAGCTTTTGTTTGTGGCTTGTAGAGGTGATGTTGAAGGTGTTCAGGATCTGCTTGATGAAGGGATTGATGTTAATAGTATTGATCTTGATGGTCGTACTGCTCTTCATATCGCTGCTTGTGAAGGTCATATTGACGTTGTCAAGCTTCTTCTTACAAGGAGAGCTAACATCGATGCTCGTGATCGTTGGGGAAGCACGGTAATGTGACGCGACTTGAATCGTTTTCTCGTTTTTTGgttagcttttggtttttgaaatttgggggtttgtgttgttgtggaTAGGCAGCTGCTGATGCTAAGTATTATGGTAACATGGATATTTTCAACATTTTGAAAGCTCGTGGAGCTAAAGTTCCGGTACGTGTAgctctattctttttttctcatggATTTGTGAGCTCTGTTCTTTTTCATATCTTCAATGTGCTTACTTATagttgcattttttttcttttcttggttttagaaAGCCAAAAGGACACCGATGGCTGTGGCGAATCCTCGTGAAGTTCCTGAATACGAGTTAAATCCGCAGGAACTTCAAGTTCGTAAAGCTGATGGTATCTCAAAGGCAAGAGCTTTCTTTATGCTTCCCTTTATCGTAATGATGTCTTTAGTTTTTCCATTTAGTGCTTTTTTAACAAAGTACTATATATTGCAGGGAATATATCAAGTGGCTAAATGGAATGGAACTAAGGTATCTGTGAAGATACTTGATAAAGATCTTTACAAGGATCATGAAACTATGTATGTTTACTCTTCTCTTCAATAATTAAGTATCTCTCTAAGTTAGCTAACAAGTCAATAGGTCGAAATGGAGCTTGTTATTGATCATTGAAAGCATTTTTTAGGTTCATAGCCATAATGATATGAGCTGTAAGGTTTTTTAATCATAGTTCCTATATAATCCTCTATCTTGGATTTGTGCGTTTCCGGTGATGTTTTCTGTAATTCACTTCATTCTGTCTGTGTTTTTTTCCTGTTTGCCTTTCATGTATTACGTTTGTTCTGTAATTTTATTCGTCTGAGTTTTATTGTTTACACACAGAAATGCGTTCAAACACGAACTTACTTTATTCGAGAAGGTTCGTCATCCTAATGTTGTGCAATTTGTTGGAGCTGTTACTCAAAACGTCCCCATGATGATTGTGTCTGAATACCATCCTAAAGTAAGCTTCTCACTCTTTTTATATTCCTGACAAGGTTTTTCTCTCATTAAGCAATTTTTGGATTCTAGGAAATAATTTTGTCGGCTTGGTGGTAACTTGCAGGGTGACTTGGGGAGCTATCTTCAAAAGAAAGGTCGTCTTTCTCCAGCCAAAGTTCTAAGATTTGCACTTGATATGGCCAGGCATGTGCCATTTCTTTTCTACAAGATTGTATTTACATTATAACCGCACTTTTTTAATCTTCTGAACAAATCATTTGACTCTTCTCAGGGGAATGAATTATCTTCACGAGTGTAAACCAGAACCAGTAATCCACTGTGATCTAAAACCCAAGTAAGATAACTAAATAAAGAAGTATTTGGACGTTTAAGTTTTATGAGAACGTATTTTTGGACCCACGTTATCTAATTTTTACAACTTCTTGTAAGGTGCCAGAAATATTATGCTCGATAATGGAGGACATCTGAAGGTGGCAGGGTTTGGGTTGATAAGTTTTGCAAAGTTACCATCTGATAAATCCAGAATCCTTAATCACTCGGCCCATATAGATCCTTCAAGTAAGTTCTAAATGCTTAATTCCTTCTGGCTACCCAAACGAAGTGTCCATATCTGGtctgtaaatttaaaatccCGACCCACCTTCTCGCATTTGGGACTCTCAACTGAGTTCTAGCACAGAATTGTGGGCATAGGACGTAGATCAAACATCTATATTTCTGAGAAACTTTGATACAACTATTAAGTATAGAAACGGTTACTACTTTTTGAAAACACTCataagaaaatttgatttcCATGAGGCAATGGTTTAATCAGAT from Camelina sativa cultivar DH55 chromosome 7, Cs, whole genome shotgun sequence includes the following:
- the LOC104700288 gene encoding serine/threonine-protein kinase HT1-like isoform X2; the encoded protein is MANLAGQLKRGISRQFSTGSLRRTLSRQFTRQTSHDPRKNNMRFSFGRQSSLDPIRRSSPEDSNRPQLAVPDNLDATMQLLFVACRGDVEGVQDLLDEGIDVNSIDLDGRTALHIAACEGHIDVVKLLLTRRANIDARDRWGSTAAADAKYYGNMDIFNILKARGAKVPKAKRTPMAVANPREVPEYELNPQELQVRKADGISKGIYQVAKWNGTKVSVKILDKDLYKDHETINAFKHELTLFEKVRHPNVVQFVGAVTQNVPMMIVSEYHPKGDLGSYLQKKGRLSPAKVLRFALDMARGMNYLHECKPEPVIHCDLKPKNIMLDNGGHLKVAGFGLISFAKLPSDKSRILNHSAHIDPSNYCMAPEVYKDEIFDRSVDSYSFGVVLYEMIEGVQPFHPKPPEEAVKLMCLEGRRPSFKAKSKNCPQELRELIEECWDAETFVRPTFSEIIVRLDMIFVHCSKQGWWKDTFKFPW
- the LOC104700288 gene encoding serine/threonine-protein kinase HT1-like isoform X1, which encodes MANLAGQLKRGISRQFSTGSLRRTLSRQFTRQTSHDPRKNNMRFSFGRQSSLDPIRRSSPEDSNRPQLAVPDNLDATMQLLFVACRGDVEGVQDLLDEGIDVNSIDLDGRTALHIAACEGHIDVVKLLLTRRANIDARDRWGSTAAADAKYYGNMDIFNILKARGAKVPKAKRTPMAVANPREVPEYELNPQELQVRKADGISKGIYQVAKWNGTKVSVKILDKDLYKDHETINAFKHELTLFEKVRHPNVVQFVGAVTQNVPMMIVSEYHPKGDLGSYLQKKGRLSPAKVLRFALDMARGMNYLHECKPEPVIHCDLKPKNIMLDNGGHLKVAGFGLISFAKLPSDKSRILNHSAHIDPSNYCMAPEVYKDEIFDRSVDSYSFGVVLYEMIEGVQPFHPKPPEEAVKLMCLEGRRPSFKAKSKNCPQELRELIEECWDAETFVRPTFSEIIVRLDMIFVHCSKQGWWKDTFKFPWR
- the LOC104700286 gene encoding acetolactate synthase small subunit 2, chloroplastic-like encodes the protein MAAISVSSSPSLRCLRSACSDSSPALVSSTRVSFPSKVSYLSGKSSNRGEEMGKRMDGIVRSVDGKISDASSFPEAPSSTPNSKVRKHTISVFVGDESGMINRIAGVFARRGYNIESLAVGLNRDKALFTIVVCGTERVLQQVIEQLQKLVNVLKVEDISSEPQVERELMLVKVNAHPESRAEIMWLVDTFRAKVVDIAEHALTIEVTGDPGKMIAVERNLKKFQIREIVRTGKIALRREKMGATAPFWRFSAASYPDLKKQAPVSVLRGSKKEVVAPQNETTAGGDVYPVEPPSDHMVHRVLDAHWGLLSDEDTSGLRSHTLSLLVNDVPGVLNIVTGVFARRGYNIQSLAVGHAETKGISRITTVVPATDESVSKLVQQLNKLVDVHEVHDLTHLPFAERELMLIKIAVNATARRDVLDIASIFRAKAVDVSDHTITLQLTGDLDKMVALQRLLEPYGICEVARTGRVALARESGVDSKYLRGYSFPLIG